Proteins found in one Muntiacus reevesi chromosome 2, mMunRee1.1, whole genome shotgun sequence genomic segment:
- the LOC136158271 gene encoding protein S100-A11 → MAKVSSPTETERCIESLIAVFQKHAGRDGNNSKLSKAEFLIFMNTELGAFTKNQKDPGVLDRMMKRLDLNSDGQLDFQEFLNLIGGLAIACHESFIKSASGPK, encoded by the coding sequence ATGGCAAAAGTATCCAGCCCTACGGAGACTGAACGATGCATCGAGTCTCTGATTGCTGTTTTCCAAAAGCATGCTGGAAGGGATGGTAACAACAGCAAACTCTCCAAGGCCGAGTTCCTAATCTTCATGAATACAGAGCTGGGTGCCTTCACAAAGAACCAGAAGGACCCTGGTGTCCTGGACCGCATGATGAAGAGATTGGACCTCAACTCTGATGGGCAGCTAGATTTCCAAGAATTTCTTAATCTTATTGGTGGCCTGGCCATTGCTTGCCATGAATCCTTTATTAAGTCTGCCTCAGGCCCGAAGTAA